One genomic segment of Culturomica massiliensis includes these proteins:
- the lysS gene encoding lysine--tRNA ligase yields the protein MGFTELSEQEIIRRNSLTELEKLGIEAYPAAEFTVTAHAAEIKDNFDDAAPKREVVIAGRMMSRRVMGKASFFELQDTTGRIQVYVSRDDISKDENATIYNTVFKKLMDIGDIVGVKGFVFRTQTGEISIHAQELVMLSKSLRPLPIVKEKDGKLFDAFTDPELRYRQRYLDLIVNPQVKDVFVKRTKMINAIREFFNSQGYLEVETPVLQAIPGGASARPFITHHNALDIPLYLRIANELYLKRLIVGGFDGVYEFSRNFRNEGMDRTHNPEFTCMEIYVAYKDYQWMMNFTEEMVSRAAIAVNGTTKAVIGDQEIDFKPPFRRVKMADAIKEYTGYDIEKMSEEDLYQACIDMNIPVDKTMGKGKLIDEIFGEKCEGHYIQPTFIYDYPKEMSPLTKKHRANPNLSERFELFVNGKEVANAYSELNDPIDQLDRFQQQMKLQERGDDEAMYIDYDFVRALEYGMPPTSGMGIGIDRLCMFLTNSSSIQDVLFFPQMKPEKKITVDADDKFVGIGIPMEWVAVLRKAGIQTVEGLKATENPNKLHQQLCGINKKEKLGLTAPAQEDVRRWVEQ from the coding sequence ATGGGTTTTACTGAATTGAGTGAACAGGAAATTATCCGGAGAAATTCATTGACGGAGTTGGAAAAGCTGGGGATAGAAGCTTATCCTGCAGCAGAATTTACAGTAACTGCACATGCAGCAGAGATTAAAGATAATTTTGATGATGCTGCTCCTAAGCGGGAGGTTGTCATTGCAGGGAGAATGATGAGCCGGAGGGTGATGGGTAAAGCTTCATTTTTTGAATTACAGGATACGACCGGGCGTATACAGGTATACGTGAGCCGTGATGATATTTCGAAGGATGAGAATGCCACGATTTACAATACTGTTTTCAAGAAGTTAATGGATATCGGTGATATTGTCGGGGTGAAGGGGTTTGTTTTCCGGACGCAGACCGGCGAAATTTCCATACACGCACAGGAGTTGGTGATGTTGTCAAAATCATTGCGGCCATTGCCTATTGTGAAGGAAAAAGACGGGAAGCTGTTTGATGCTTTTACTGATCCGGAATTGCGTTATCGGCAACGTTACCTTGACCTGATTGTAAATCCGCAGGTAAAAGATGTATTTGTGAAACGCACGAAGATGATTAATGCCATTCGGGAGTTTTTCAATAGTCAGGGGTATCTGGAAGTGGAAACTCCGGTATTGCAGGCTATTCCCGGTGGAGCTTCTGCCCGTCCGTTTATCACACATCACAATGCATTGGATATTCCTTTGTATCTTCGTATTGCCAACGAATTGTATCTGAAGCGTTTGATTGTCGGAGGATTTGACGGAGTATATGAATTTTCGCGGAATTTCAGGAATGAAGGGATGGACCGTACTCATAATCCGGAATTTACCTGTATGGAAATTTATGTGGCCTATAAGGACTATCAATGGATGATGAATTTTACGGAAGAGATGGTATCCCGGGCTGCTATTGCGGTAAACGGTACGACAAAAGCTGTCATCGGAGATCAGGAGATTGATTTTAAACCGCCGTTCCGTCGGGTGAAGATGGCGGATGCCATTAAGGAATATACAGGATACGATATTGAAAAAATGTCCGAGGAGGATTTGTATCAGGCCTGTATCGATATGAATATTCCGGTAGACAAGACGATGGGCAAAGGAAAGCTAATCGATGAAATTTTCGGAGAAAAGTGTGAAGGACATTATATACAGCCGACATTTATTTATGATTATCCGAAAGAAATGTCGCCCTTGACAAAGAAACATCGTGCAAATCCGAATTTGTCGGAGCGTTTCGAGTTGTTTGTCAACGGCAAGGAAGTTGCCAATGCTTATTCGGAATTGAACGATCCGATCGATCAGTTGGACCGGTTCCAGCAACAGATGAAATTACAGGAGCGGGGAGACGATGAAGCGATGTATATCGACTATGATTTTGTACGGGCTTTGGAGTATGGAATGCCGCCGACGTCCGGTATGGGTATCGGTATCGACCGCCTTTGTATGTTCCTGACGAACAGTTCTTCCATTCAGGATGTATTGTTTTTTCCGCAGATGAAACCCGAGAAAAAAATAACCGTAGATGCTGATGACAAGTTTGTTGGAATCGGAATACCGATGGAATGGGTTGCTGTTTTGCGTAAAGCAGGTATACAAACGGTTGAGGGATTGAAAGCAACGGAGAATCCGAACAAATTGCATCAGCAGTTATGCGGCATCAATAAGAAGGAAAAACTCGGTCTGACTGCACCTGCTCAGGAAGACGTCAGGAGATGGGTTGAACAATAA
- the cdd gene encoding cytidine deaminase has translation MDKREVKIDYTVYENSCPSAYEVICRKAVEIIPNAYSIYSGFSVGAAVLLENGEIVAGTNQENAAYPSGLCAERTALFYAQSVYPGVKVKALAIAAFNKGIQTEDVVTPCGACRQVMAEVVKRYGDFEVIMIGRNRSVCLKASDLLPFAFTLL, from the coding sequence ATGGATAAAAGAGAAGTAAAAATAGATTATACGGTTTATGAAAATTCCTGCCCTTCGGCTTATGAGGTTATATGCCGTAAAGCAGTTGAGATCATTCCGAATGCATACAGTATTTATTCGGGCTTTTCGGTCGGGGCGGCTGTTTTGCTGGAAAACGGAGAGATTGTAGCCGGAACGAATCAGGAAAATGCAGCTTATCCGAGCGGTCTTTGTGCGGAACGTACAGCTTTGTTTTATGCACAGTCGGTTTATCCGGGAGTAAAGGTTAAAGCATTGGCTATTGCGGCTTTTAATAAGGGAATACAGACGGAGGATGTTGTTACGCCCTGTGGGGCTTGCCGTCAGGTTATGGCGGAAGTGGTCAAACGTTATGGGGATTTTGAGGTCATTATGATAGGCCGGAACCGTTCGGTTTGTCTGAAGGCTTCCGATTTGCTCCCGTTTGCATTTACATTGCTGTAA
- a CDS encoding DUF4199 domain-containing protein gives MEHKQPTFIQQNTLFGMLIGCCCVAASYVFFKQTGNIYANPSLDRIITFLFVIGLFMQIRRYRESEELKGYISYGRALLTGMYLSAVAGFFYGSYALIIYSKHPDTLENYLMYAESLFRQLYPESPWADNMIQMLQAFTTPVSMGITEFFSKALMGLIYTLVIAFILKKRKPE, from the coding sequence ATGGAGCATAAACAACCGACATTCATTCAACAAAACACCCTTTTCGGGATGCTAATCGGCTGTTGCTGTGTGGCAGCTTCATACGTATTTTTCAAACAGACAGGCAACATCTATGCTAATCCGTCCCTGGACAGGATCATAACCTTTCTATTTGTCATTGGGCTTTTCATGCAAATCCGGCGATACCGGGAAAGTGAAGAACTCAAGGGCTACATTTCTTACGGGAGAGCTCTTCTGACAGGTATGTACCTGTCCGCTGTCGCAGGTTTTTTCTATGGCTCTTATGCTCTCATCATCTACTCGAAACATCCGGATACGCTGGAGAATTACCTGATGTATGCAGAAAGCCTGTTCAGGCAACTTTACCCCGAGTCACCTTGGGCTGACAACATGATACAAATGCTTCAGGCATTCACAACGCCCGTGTCGATGGGAATTACAGAATTTTTTTCAAAAGCTTTGATGGGCCTGATTTATACCCTGGTCATCGCTTTTATACTTAAAAAAAGGAAACCGGAATAG
- the recJ gene encoding single-stranded-DNA-specific exonuclease RecJ codes for MKKRWVINTPPETNKIQELAHKINCNPIIANLLLQRGINSPEVAQAFFYPSLNMLHDPFLMQDMDKAVDRLDKAIAREEKVMIYGDYDVDGTTAVALLYKYLKNKCNKNNLEYYIPDRYTEGYGVSVKGIDYAAENGFSLIIVTDCGVKAVEKVRYAKEKGIDIIICDHHTPGEILPDAVAVLDPQRADCQYPYKWLSGCGVSFKLVQAHSIKHNLPMSELYRLLDLLCVSIASDIVPITGENRILAYFGLQQLNEKPSLGLKTIIEVSGIDKEITINDIVFRIGPRINAAGRVESGNKAVALLTADEKLSANDIASAINIFNDKRKKLDHDITEEAIAHILHSEIEPSKKTTVLFNPRWHKGVIGIVASRLTESFYRPTIVLTESNGMATGSARSVEGFDLYYAISQCSELLENYGGHKYAAGLTLRLENIEPFKEKFEQIVRETINEEMLTPQINIDAQLKLSDITPELYDMLQKFAPFGPNNSIPVFMTENVVNFIGTRRVGRNHEHLKLVVVDDTRVCKDRSGIGFNMGYLYDEVNSGKYFDICYSLQENEFMGKTDIQMILKDIRFNTSGKENERNEESKA; via the coding sequence ATGAAAAAAAGATGGGTTATAAACACTCCTCCGGAGACAAATAAAATACAAGAACTCGCACATAAAATAAATTGCAATCCGATCATTGCAAACCTTCTGTTACAACGCGGAATCAACAGCCCGGAAGTTGCCCAGGCTTTTTTTTATCCATCCCTCAACATGCTTCACGATCCGTTCCTTATGCAGGACATGGACAAAGCTGTCGATCGGCTGGACAAAGCCATTGCCCGGGAAGAAAAAGTAATGATATACGGTGATTACGACGTAGACGGGACCACCGCAGTAGCTTTATTATACAAATACCTCAAAAATAAATGCAATAAAAATAATCTGGAATACTACATTCCGGACCGTTACACCGAAGGCTACGGCGTTTCTGTGAAAGGTATCGATTATGCTGCTGAAAACGGTTTCAGTCTTATCATTGTGACCGATTGTGGAGTAAAAGCGGTAGAAAAAGTACGTTATGCCAAAGAAAAAGGCATTGACATCATCATCTGCGACCACCACACTCCCGGTGAAATATTGCCGGATGCCGTTGCAGTACTCGACCCCCAACGTGCAGATTGCCAGTACCCATACAAATGGTTGAGCGGCTGCGGTGTGAGCTTCAAGCTGGTACAGGCGCATAGCATCAAGCACAACCTGCCCATGTCCGAATTGTACCGATTACTCGATCTGCTTTGTGTAAGTATTGCCAGTGATATTGTCCCCATTACCGGAGAAAATCGTATACTGGCTTATTTCGGATTGCAACAACTGAATGAAAAACCCAGTCTCGGTCTGAAAACCATCATCGAAGTTTCCGGTATAGATAAAGAAATTACCATCAACGACATCGTTTTCCGTATCGGTCCCCGCATCAATGCAGCCGGACGCGTCGAATCCGGCAATAAAGCAGTTGCCTTATTGACTGCCGATGAAAAACTTTCAGCCAATGACATCGCTTCTGCCATTAATATTTTTAATGACAAGCGAAAAAAACTGGATCACGATATCACAGAAGAGGCCATCGCACATATTCTTCATTCAGAAATAGAACCGTCTAAAAAAACCACGGTACTCTTCAATCCCAGATGGCACAAGGGAGTTATCGGAATCGTGGCTTCCCGGCTGACAGAATCTTTCTATCGTCCGACCATCGTATTGACTGAATCCAACGGGATGGCAACCGGTTCTGCCCGCTCGGTTGAAGGCTTCGATCTGTATTACGCCATTTCACAATGCAGCGAGCTTTTGGAAAACTACGGCGGACATAAATATGCTGCCGGTCTTACACTCAGACTGGAAAACATAGAACCGTTCAAAGAAAAATTCGAACAGATCGTCCGCGAAACGATAAACGAAGAGATGCTGACCCCTCAAATCAACATCGACGCCCAGCTTAAACTTTCGGACATTACCCCGGAATTATATGATATGCTGCAAAAATTCGCTCCCTTTGGCCCCAACAATTCAATCCCCGTATTCATGACAGAAAACGTCGTTAACTTTATCGGTACACGACGGGTGGGACGCAATCACGAACATCTGAAACTTGTCGTTGTCGACGATACCCGGGTTTGTAAAGACCGTAGCGGCATCGGTTTCAACATGGGGTATCTGTATGATGAAGTGAACTCCGGAAAATATTTTGATATCTGCTATTCCTTACAAGAAAATGAGTTTATGGGAAAAACGGATATACAGATGATACTGAAAGACATCCGATTCAACACCTCCGGAAAAGAAAACGAAAGAAACGAAGAATCCAAAGCCTGA
- the recR gene encoding recombination mediator RecR: MQSFSSKLLEKAVEQFASLPGVGHKTALKYALHLLKRNPEEVRQFIKSLSDLKENIHECRECHNISDGELCEICSDPKRETSLICVVESIKDIMSIETTSQYHGLYHVLGGIISPMEGIGPADIHIESLLQRIATNEIKEIIFALSATIEGDTTGYYIYKKIKNRENLTISTIAKGISIGNDLEYTDALTLGRSIVNRVSFSES; encoded by the coding sequence ATGCAAAGCTTCTCTTCAAAGTTACTGGAAAAAGCCGTAGAACAATTTGCATCCCTGCCCGGTGTCGGGCATAAAACAGCATTAAAATACGCTTTGCACCTTCTGAAAAGAAATCCGGAAGAAGTACGGCAATTTATCAAAAGCCTCAGTGACCTGAAAGAAAACATACACGAATGCCGGGAATGTCATAACATTTCCGACGGGGAACTCTGCGAGATATGCTCGGACCCGAAACGGGAAACCTCTCTGATCTGTGTTGTAGAAAGCATAAAGGATATTATGTCGATAGAAACAACTTCCCAATATCACGGCCTATATCATGTGCTGGGCGGTATTATATCTCCCATGGAAGGAATAGGCCCCGCCGACATACACATCGAAAGTCTGCTGCAACGCATCGCTACAAATGAAATAAAAGAAATCATCTTTGCATTAAGTGCAACCATTGAAGGCGATACGACCGGTTATTACATCTATAAAAAAATCAAAAACCGGGAAAACCTGACGATCAGTACCATCGCCAAAGGTATCTCCATCGGCAATGATCTGGAGTATACCGACGCATTGACCCTCGGACGCTCAATTGTCAATCGGGTAAGCTTCTCTGAATCGTAA
- a CDS encoding glucosaminidase domain-containing protein has translation MKTVCKILLLLILSTLTLTLFAQSRKDFIRKYKHIAIKEMERTGIPASIKLAQGILESGCGGSPLSTEANNHFGIKCHDWIGPAFHMDDDEADECFRKYKNPEQSWIDHSEFLLSRPRYASLFKLEATDYKGWARGLKAAGYATNPKYADMLIKIIEEEELYQYDHRVKHPTAGEQIRVSAIEKASDPNPVTTTINYRKREEMRNGIICIEIKEGDSLEGIARYYNIKLKKLQAFNDKQDSNLQIGQYIYLKKKKSRAAKGYEFHRVKNGDTLYLISQMYGVRLKSLVKYNYINSNTPLVEGEKIYLRSKAGF, from the coding sequence ATGAAAACAGTTTGTAAAATATTACTTCTTCTGATATTAAGTACACTCACATTAACTCTCTTCGCCCAGTCCCGGAAAGATTTTATCCGCAAATACAAACATATCGCCATCAAGGAAATGGAACGTACCGGTATACCGGCAAGCATCAAGCTGGCACAAGGCATCCTGGAATCCGGTTGCGGGGGTTCTCCCCTCTCTACCGAAGCCAACAATCATTTCGGAATCAAATGTCACGACTGGATAGGCCCGGCTTTTCACATGGACGACGATGAAGCCGACGAATGCTTCCGAAAATACAAAAATCCGGAACAATCCTGGATCGATCACAGCGAGTTTTTGCTTTCACGCCCTCGCTACGCTTCCCTTTTTAAATTAGAAGCGACAGATTATAAAGGCTGGGCCAGAGGATTAAAAGCTGCCGGCTACGCCACCAATCCCAAATATGCCGACATGCTGATAAAAATCATAGAAGAAGAAGAACTTTATCAGTACGATCACCGGGTTAAACATCCGACTGCAGGCGAACAAATACGGGTCTCTGCAATTGAAAAAGCATCAGACCCGAATCCGGTTACCACCACCATAAACTACCGGAAACGGGAAGAAATGCGAAACGGTATCATTTGTATCGAAATCAAAGAAGGTGATTCCCTCGAAGGCATCGCCCGCTATTATAACATTAAACTAAAGAAATTACAGGCATTCAACGACAAGCAGGACAGTAACCTCCAAATCGGTCAGTACATTTATCTGAAAAAGAAAAAAAGCAGAGCCGCCAAAGGATATGAATTCCACCGGGTAAAAAACGGCGACACACTCTACCTCATTTCTCAAATGTACGGTGTACGGCTCAAAAGTTTGGTCAAGTACAATTACATAAACAGCAACACCCCTCTCGTTGAAGGTGAAAAAATATACCTCCGCAGTAAAGCCGGATTTTAA
- a CDS encoding NAD(P)H-dependent glycerol-3-phosphate dehydrogenase: protein MELPQKPRLGIVGGGSWATAIAKILTETNDHINWFMRNIDTIKAFRELSHNPRYLCEVEFDLSKITFTDDINRLIGACDIIIFAIPSAFLKNVTANITVSLKNKVVVSAIKGLIPDDNLIIGEFFNMRFEVPLEQIAVISGPCHAEEIALERLSYLTFASNDLKMARSVAQTFDCHYVKTSISDDIYGTEYAAVLKNVIAIAAGICHGLRYGDNFQAVLISNAIQEIERFVAAVHPIHRDIKSSAYLGDLLVTAYSQFSRNRTFGTMIGKGYSVKSAQMEMLMIAEGYFAVKGIKEINKHYNVHMPITNAVYNILYERISPTMEIRLLTEELR, encoded by the coding sequence ATGGAACTACCACAAAAACCGAGGCTCGGAATCGTTGGGGGAGGAAGTTGGGCAACAGCCATTGCCAAGATTCTGACGGAGACGAATGACCATATCAATTGGTTTATGCGGAATATTGATACGATCAAGGCTTTTCGCGAGTTAAGTCATAATCCGCGTTATTTGTGTGAAGTAGAATTCGATCTTTCGAAGATTACTTTTACGGATGATATCAATCGGTTGATCGGAGCTTGTGATATTATCATCTTTGCCATACCGAGTGCCTTTTTGAAAAATGTAACGGCAAACATTACCGTTTCTTTGAAAAACAAGGTGGTGGTATCGGCTATTAAAGGGCTGATACCGGATGATAATCTGATTATCGGGGAATTTTTCAATATGCGTTTTGAGGTGCCTTTGGAGCAGATTGCCGTTATTTCGGGTCCTTGTCATGCGGAAGAGATTGCTTTGGAGCGACTCTCGTATCTGACATTTGCCAGCAATGATCTGAAAATGGCCCGTTCGGTGGCGCAGACATTCGATTGCCATTATGTAAAGACGAGTATTTCAGACGATATTTACGGTACGGAATATGCAGCCGTATTGAAGAATGTGATTGCTATTGCAGCCGGTATTTGTCATGGATTGCGTTACGGAGATAATTTTCAGGCGGTGTTGATTTCCAATGCAATTCAGGAGATCGAACGTTTTGTGGCGGCAGTACATCCGATTCATCGTGATATAAAAAGCTCGGCTTATCTGGGGGATTTGTTGGTGACGGCTTATTCGCAATTCAGCCGTAACCGCACCTTCGGTACGATGATCGGAAAAGGCTATTCGGTGAAATCGGCACAAATGGAAATGTTGATGATTGCAGAGGGGTATTTTGCTGTAAAAGGAATTAAGGAGATCAACAAACATTACAATGTACATATGCCGATAACAAATGCAGTATATAATATTTTGTACGAGCGTATCAGTCCGACGATGGAAATTCGTTTGCTGACGGAGGAACTGAGGTAA
- a CDS encoding acyl-[acyl-carrier-protein] thioesterase → MEIGKYREELKIHNHYTNYKGRLFIKTLCDLFNDVAEGQTELLGVDVDTLNKSGLTWMLHRLHILIHKMPQKEENVVVETWPSGIDRLFALRDYRLLRNDGEELVRATSEWMTVDLNRRRPVRPLARVVEMSTSHGIEKLPIEHLLREKEMPGDMEDCRYFTATFDNIDFNGHVTQASYMRWITNSLPFGFLKNHILTEVEVVYEHEIMPDSLIVSYYKMQPEGNRVVVYHQIRNEEGSLMHCVAETVWMAHADTRTPQS, encoded by the coding sequence ATGGAAATCGGGAAATACAGAGAGGAACTGAAGATACATAATCATTACACAAACTATAAAGGACGCTTGTTTATAAAAACCTTGTGTGATTTATTCAACGATGTTGCAGAAGGGCAAACGGAATTATTGGGAGTGGATGTGGATACCCTGAATAAATCGGGGTTGACCTGGATGCTTCATCGTCTGCATATTCTGATACATAAGATGCCGCAGAAAGAAGAAAATGTTGTGGTAGAAACCTGGCCGTCCGGTATCGACCGGTTGTTTGCTTTACGGGATTACCGTTTATTGCGAAATGACGGAGAAGAGCTGGTACGGGCGACGTCGGAATGGATGACCGTCGATTTGAATCGCCGCCGCCCGGTAAGGCCGTTGGCCCGGGTTGTGGAAATGAGTACTTCGCACGGGATTGAAAAGTTGCCTATAGAGCATCTCTTGCGGGAAAAAGAGATGCCCGGGGATATGGAAGACTGTCGTTATTTTACGGCGACATTTGATAACATTGATTTTAACGGACATGTCACACAGGCTTCCTATATGCGGTGGATCACTAATTCATTGCCTTTCGGTTTTTTAAAAAACCACATTCTGACAGAGGTCGAAGTGGTGTATGAACATGAAATTATGCCGGATAGCCTCATTGTCTCTTATTATAAGATGCAGCCGGAAGGAAATAGAGTTGTTGTTTATCACCAGATCAGGAATGAAGAAGGTTCTCTGATGCATTGTGTGGCCGAAACCGTATGGATGGCACATGCAGATACACGGACACCCCAAAGCTGA
- a CDS encoding nucleoside recognition domain-containing protein codes for MIKERIFKCVRNAVPVALRTSCWFLKIMLPVTLFVTLLSYFGILPYLSSLTAPLFRFLGLPGDAALVFVTSIFTNIYTVIALIVTLDFTVREGIILAVMCLISHGFIIETLVQKKTGSAALRMVLLRLSGSLIAAVGLNWVLPQMPEVLSSTMGTAVGFTETMLTWLKGSLILCVKIFAIIISLMILQRLLEEFGILKVLSRLFAPLMYLFGLPASTSFLWIVGNTVGLAYGAAIMMDYGASGYLNRREADLLNHHLAVSHSELEDPLLFMVIGLPVFWLIIPRLILAILAVWERRLELKLSEMGKLKNYRVSIRQDRM; via the coding sequence TTGATTAAAGAACGTATATTCAAGTGTGTGCGGAATGCAGTTCCGGTAGCATTGAGGACCTCTTGCTGGTTTCTGAAGATTATGTTACCGGTTACTCTTTTTGTTACCTTGTTGTCTTATTTCGGGATACTGCCTTATTTGTCTTCTTTGACAGCTCCCTTGTTCCGGTTTCTGGGTTTGCCGGGAGATGCTGCTTTGGTATTTGTGACCAGTATTTTTACCAATATTTATACCGTAATAGCCCTTATCGTAACTTTGGACTTCACGGTTCGGGAAGGGATCATATTGGCCGTGATGTGCCTGATTTCACACGGTTTTATCATTGAGACATTGGTTCAGAAGAAGACCGGTTCTGCCGCCTTGCGTATGGTTTTGCTGCGTTTGTCGGGGAGTCTCATTGCAGCCGTCGGTTTGAATTGGGTTTTGCCTCAGATGCCGGAGGTTTTATCTTCGACAATGGGAACTGCTGTCGGATTCACAGAAACGATGCTGACCTGGCTGAAAGGAAGCTTGATTTTGTGTGTCAAGATTTTTGCGATTATTATCTCTTTGATGATATTGCAGCGTTTGTTGGAAGAATTCGGAATATTAAAGGTATTGTCTCGGCTGTTTGCCCCTTTGATGTATTTGTTCGGTTTGCCGGCTTCGACTTCTTTTTTGTGGATTGTCGGAAATACGGTAGGTTTGGCCTATGGTGCGGCTATCATGATGGATTACGGTGCATCCGGTTATTTGAATAGGAGAGAGGCGGATTTGCTGAATCACCATCTGGCAGTTTCTCATTCGGAGCTGGAGGACCCTTTGTTGTTTATGGTTATCGGTTTGCCTGTTTTTTGGTTGATTATTCCGCGTTTAATTCTCGCTATATTGGCCGTGTGGGAGCGAAGGCTGGAATTGAAATTGTCGGAGATGGGTAAACTGAAAAATTATAGAGTTTCAATACGGCAGGACCGTATGTAA
- a CDS encoding glycosyltransferase family 2 protein, which produces MNISVIIPLYNEEESLPELTAWIKKVMETHNFTYEIIMVDDGSNDRSWKIIEELAAQNPSIRAIKFRRNYGKSAALHSAFQVAQGDVVITMDADMQDSPDEIPELYRKIMEEDYDMVSGWKKKRYDPISKTIPTKLFNATARRASGIRLHDFNCGLKAYRNTVVKSIEVYGEMHRYIPILAKQAGFTRIGEQVVQHRARKYGKTKFGGLNRFINGFLDLLSITFITRFSKKPMHLFGALGTLLFFIGCGSILWIGIDKYLCLTKGIKAPLITDTPYFYIALTAMILGTQLFLAGFIAELVSRSATDRNVYQIEKEI; this is translated from the coding sequence ATGAATATCTCCGTAATCATTCCGCTATACAATGAAGAAGAATCCTTACCTGAATTGACAGCCTGGATCAAAAAAGTAATGGAGACCCATAATTTCACCTACGAAATTATCATGGTCGATGATGGAAGCAATGACCGTTCCTGGAAAATTATCGAAGAACTGGCAGCTCAGAATCCGTCTATCCGGGCCATCAAATTTCGCCGTAACTATGGTAAATCCGCAGCTTTACACTCCGCCTTTCAGGTAGCACAAGGAGATGTAGTTATCACTATGGATGCCGACATGCAGGACAGCCCGGACGAAATACCGGAGCTCTATCGTAAAATTATGGAAGAAGATTATGATATGGTCTCCGGCTGGAAAAAGAAACGATACGATCCCATTTCAAAAACCATTCCGACAAAATTATTCAACGCTACGGCACGGCGAGCCTCCGGCATTCGGCTGCACGACTTCAACTGCGGCTTGAAAGCCTATAGAAATACAGTTGTAAAAAGCATCGAAGTATATGGTGAAATGCATCGCTACATTCCCATTCTGGCTAAGCAAGCCGGTTTTACACGCATCGGAGAACAAGTTGTACAACACCGTGCCCGTAAATACGGTAAAACAAAATTCGGAGGGTTGAACCGTTTTATCAATGGTTTTCTGGATCTGTTGTCTATAACTTTCATCACCCGATTTTCCAAAAAGCCGATGCATTTATTCGGAGCTTTAGGCACCTTATTATTCTTCATCGGCTGTGGTTCCATCCTCTGGATCGGTATCGACAAATATTTATGCCTTACCAAAGGGATAAAAGCACCGTTAATAACCGATACACCCTATTTTTATATTGCTCTCACAGCGATGATATTGGGAACACAATTATTCCTCGCAGGCTTTATTGCCGAACTGGTATCCCGCTCCGCAACAGATCGTAACGTATATCAGATCGAAAAGGAAATCTGA